Proteins encoded within one genomic window of Oncorhynchus masou masou isolate Uvic2021 chromosome 1, UVic_Omas_1.1, whole genome shotgun sequence:
- the fkbp15b gene encoding FK506-binding protein 15 isoform X3 has product MFAADDEDGDFLSPTGGAKLASLFGLDQAPSQGNESFQYTAPKQPRKTLNPGPPAQKPTGPPGAPAVLLATAIHAFKYLNGQYQKQGKLGAAVLGNHTTKEYKLLLYASQQKQVTAATIHVGFVFTVQPSNYCTFYDDQRQNWSLMFDTDKAAVDFCKEVCLAKVNSAPSLDMVVVQDLTLGEGQGVENGDSLEVAYTGWLLQNHAIGQVFDSNLNKDKLLRLKLGAGKVMKGWEEGMLGMRKSGRRLVVIPPSLGDGSQGVANCVPADCTLIFEAELRRLKLAKDSVSDRASAGSRDSAAPSPAPSMENLGPDLPAGPAQPPSTSPGRPGEPLLRAKSNSISEQLTNPDATKAKLISRMAKMGQPMLPFMAGPSSQPDSSDSEMEDPSVSRLKERPAAPSPVQISPAPQAPVQVLSYPHGAPPSALMPVAMTTAAPQPVMPGSAHAFQPYAYPQSSMAPSQLQQMGQIYPTQTVPYMGGTGEVTSFLMTEARQHNTEIRLAVGKVADKVDQLASKVDDLQRQGGHSLAMPSVNMETSMIMHNIQRIIQENESLKKDVYEKSSRVEEQNHKIGELINQNQRYMEQSNLLMEQRNDSLKSSSEHNQVRVLQAEQDKVRLTEELATCTARVSQLQQEATSHQQRAAELQSKLTSALQDSDTHCTRISSLETQLEELKETSERGQAQYRTEKQKRKEMELRVNNMEEELQDLKIDKESLERTLSDRKRKWQAERQRCDEEMEELRRSSQQDMDSLKTQLRKARTSTGQAASEQLAQLQAELEEEWKGKCERALAAAKEQQGRQMAELVEQRDTLEQRLTQLQEKFSALKQSRDSEEQGLLQQQVQDEKLQVLQEKYSGLEEQSSAMKQKLEGRVAELERRLAEQMGQEDTAGEVKRVMNGVFHSLRGEFDLHETYTGSAVLSIIVNTIKSVTLQLLNVTERPSSQRSEEVVEVSDVKLREKGPPQDVHVNGEEEQRVESEQPSEAVGQREGDPRDVQERARLEAEPETEKPTKVELASDIHTEPEQQSHSTQPRPTSPEPLGENTTEASEPTDINPEENLPSEMGQGCLLEGDVITPEVKKVSATIEGPMGELEITSPKATGPPTQPPPPPSPLHDSPGKVSLTEGVGEENGKETFFQSTAPTKPPPPPPTEEEDDDELSLKGRPPPAPLFGDEEDEDLDWLG; this is encoded by the exons ATGTTTGCCGCTGATGACGAGGATGGTGATTTTCTGTCGCCTACTGGAGG GGCAAAGCTGGCATCACTTTTTGGACTGGACCAAGCACCTAGTCAGGGGAATGAATCCTTCCAATATACAGCCCCTAAACAGCCTAGGAAGACCTTGAATCCAG GACCTCCTGCCCAGAAACCCACTGGCCCTCCTGGTGCTCCTGCAGTATTATTGGCTACAGCTATCCATGCTTTCAAATA TCTTAATGGACAGTATCAGAAACAAGGAAAGCTTGGAGCTGCAGTCCTGGGTAACCACACAACCAAAGAG TACAAACTCTTGCTGTACGCCAGTCAACAGAAACAAGTGACTGCGGCCACGATTCATGTTGGGTTCGTCTTCACA GTTCAGCCCAGCAACTACTGCACTTTTTATGACGACCAGCGTCAGAACTGGTCCCTGATGTTTGACACAGACAAAGCTGCCGTGGACTTTTGTAAAGAG GTGTGTTTGGCAAAAGTGAACAGCGCCCCCTCCTTAGATATGGTGGTGGTGCAGGACCTGACACTAGGGGAGGGGCAGGGTGTTGAGAATGGAGACTCCCTGGAGGTTGCATACACAGGATGGCTCCTGCAAAACCATGCCATCGGACAG GTGTTTGACTCCAACCTGAACAAAGACAAGCTACTACGACTGAAACTTGGCGCTGGAAAAGTGATGAAG GGCTGGGAGGAGGGCATGCTGGGTATGAGGAAGTCAGGCCGGCGTCTCGTGGTGATACCCCCCAGTCTGGGAGACGGCTCCCAAGGAGTGGCCAACTGCGTCCCAGCAGACTGCACACTTATCTTTGAGGCAGAGCTACGACGG TTGAAGTTGGCAAAGGACAGTGTGTCTGACCGTGCCAGTGCTGGGTCTCGGGACTCTGCTGCCCCCTCACCTGCCCCCAGTATGGAGAACTTGGGCCCGGACCTTCCAGCAGGGCCCGCTCAGCCCCCTTCTACAAGCCCCGGGAGACCAGG GGAACCACTACTTCGGGCAAAGTCGAATTCCATCAGTGAACAGTTGACA AATCCAGATGCCACCAAAGCCAAGCTGATCTCTCGCATGGCCAAGATGGGCCAGCCCATGTTGCCCTTCATGGCAGGGCCCTCCTCTCAGCCAGACTCCAGTGACTCTGAgatggag GACCCCAGTGTGTCCAGACTGAAGGAGCGTCCTGCTGCTCCCTCTCCTGTGCAGATCTCCCCTGCTCCCCAAGCTCCAGTGCAAG TGCTTTCCTACCCTCATGGGGCACCACCCTCTGCCTTGATGCCTGTCGCTATGACAACTGCTGCTCCGCAGCCTGTGATGCCAGGCTCCGCCCATGCCTTTCAG CCTTATGCCTACCCACAGTCCTCTATGGCTCCCTCTCAACTTCAACAAATGGGCCAGATTTACCCCACTCAGACAGTGCCATACATGGGAGGTACTGGAGAGGTCACTTCCTTCCTCATGACTGAAGCTCGGCAGCACAACACTGAGATCCGATTGGCTGTCGGCAAAGTGGCCGATAAAGTGGACCAGTTGGCGTCAAAG GTTGACGACCTTCAGAGGCAAGGAGGCCACTCATTGGCTATGCCCAGTGTTAATATGGAAACATCCATGATTATGCACAACATCCAAAGAATCATTCAG GAAAATGAATCTTTAAAGAAGGATGTCTATGAGAAGAGCTCACGTGTAGAGGAGCAGAACCACAAGATTGGGGAGCTCATCAACCAGAACCAGAG GTACATGGAGCAGAGTAACCTGCTGATGGAGCAGAGGAATGATTCCCTGAAGTCCTCCAGTGAACACAACCAGGTCCGGGTGCTGCAGGCTGAGCAGGATAAG GTGCGTCTGACAGAGGAGCTGGCTACGTGTACAGCGCGGGTGTCCCAGCTGCAGCAGGAGGCCACGTCTCACCAGCAGAGGGCTGCAGAGCTGCAGAGCAAACTGACCTCTGCCCTGCAGGACAGTGACACACACTGCACACGCATCTCCTCCTTAGAGACCCAACTGGAAG AGCTAAAGGAGACGTCAGAGCGAGGCCAGGCCCAGTACCGTACAGAGAAGCAGAAACGCAAAGAGATGGAGCTCAGAGTTaacaacatggaggaggagttgcAGGACCTGAAGATTGACAAAGAAAGTCTGGAACGA ACGCTgtcagacaggaagaggaagtggcAGGCGGAGAGGCAGCGGTGtgatgaggagatggaggagcTGAGGAGGAGCAGCCAGCAGGACATGGACAGTCTAAAGACACAGCTCCGCAAGGCCAGGACCAGCACTGGTCAGGCGGCCTCAGAACAG CTAGCCCAGCTGCAAGCGgagctggaggaggagtggaagggGAAGTGTGAGCGGGCGTTGGCCGCAGCCAAGGAGCAGCAGGGGCGTCAGATGGCTGAACTGGTAGAGCAACGGGACACACTGGAGCAGAGACTGACCCAGCTACAGGAAAAG TTCTCAGCTCTGAAGCAGTCCAGGGACTCAGAGGAGCAGGGCCTGCTACAGCAGCAGGTACAGGACGAGAAGCTGCAGGTCCTACAAGAAAAG TATTCAGGCCTGGAGGAGCAGTCATCAGCTATGAAACAGAAGCTTGAGGGGCGAGTGGCTGAGCTGGAAAGGAGGCTGGCAGAGCAAATGGGCCAAGAGGACACTGCAGGGGAG GTGAAGCGTGTGATGAACGGAGTGTTCCACTCTCTGAGAGGGGAGTTTGACCTACATGAGACCTACACAGGCAGCGCTGTGCTCAGTATAATCGTCAACACCATAAAG AGTGTTACGTTGCAACTGCTCAACGTTACTGAGAGACCTTCGTCCCAACGGAGTGAAGAGGTGGTGGAGGTCAGTGACGTGAAGCTTCGAGAGAAGGGACCACCACAGGATGTCCatgtgaatggagaggaggagcagagggtaGAGTCAGAGCAGCCTAGTGAGGCCGttgggcagagggagggagacccCAGAGATGTGCAGGAGAGGGCTCGTCTGGAGGCAGAACCAGAGACCGAGAAGCCGACTAAGGTGGAGCTAGCGTCAGACATCCACACAGAACCAGAGCAGCAATCACACTCAACCCAGCCACGACCAACATCTCCCGAGCCACTGGGAGAGAACACCACCGAGGCTTCGGAACCCACTGACATAAACCCTGAGGAGAATCTGCCCTCTGAGATGGGACAGGGATGTCTGTTAGAAGGTGATGTAATTACCCCAGAGGTGAAGAAAGTGAGTGCGACTATTGAGGGTCCCATGGGTGAACTGGAAATAACTAGCCCCAAAGCCACAGGTCCTCCAACCCAGCCCCCACCTCCACCAAGCCCTCTGCATGACAGTCCTGGGAAAGTAAG tctgactgagggagtaggagaggaaaATGGAAAGGAGACATTTTTCCAGAGCACAGCCCCAACcaaacccccaccaccaccccccactgaggaggaggatgatgatgagctG
- the fkbp15b gene encoding FK506-binding protein 15 isoform X2 translates to MFAADDEDGDFLSPTGGAKLASLFGLDQAPSQGNESFQYTAPKQPRKTLNPGPPAQKPTGPPGAPAVLLATAIHAFKYLNGQYQKQGKLGAAVLGNHTTKEYKLLLYASQQKQVTAATIHVGFVFTVQPSNYCTFYDDQRQNWSLMFDTDKAAVDFCKEVCLAKVNSAPSLDMVVVQDLTLGEGQGVENGDSLEVAYTGWLLQNHAIGQVFDSNLNKDKLLRLKLGAGKVMKGWEEGMLGMRKSGRRLVVIPPSLGDGSQGVANCVPADCTLIFEAELRRLKLAKDSVSDRASAGSRDSAAPSPAPSMENLGPDLPAGPAQPPSTSPGRPGEPLLRAKSNSISEQLTNPDATKAKLISRMAKMGQPMLPFMAGPSSQPDSSDSEMEDPSVSRLKERPAAPSPVQISPAPQAPVQVLSYPHGAPPSALMPVAMTTAAPQPVMPGSAHAFQSSMAPSQLQQMGQIYPTQTVPYMGGTGEVTSFLMTEARQHNTEIRLAVGKVADKVDQLASKVDDLQRQGGHSLAMPSVNMETSMIMHNIQRIIQENESLKKDVYEKSSRVEEQNHKIGELINQNQRYMEQSNLLMEQRNDSLKSSSEHNQVRVLQAEQDKHARPQDLCLGQVRLTEELATCTARVSQLQQEATSHQQRAAELQSKLTSALQDSDTHCTRISSLETQLEELKETSERGQAQYRTEKQKRKEMELRVNNMEEELQDLKIDKESLERTLSDRKRKWQAERQRCDEEMEELRRSSQQDMDSLKTQLRKARTSTGQAASEQLAQLQAELEEEWKGKCERALAAAKEQQGRQMAELVEQRDTLEQRLTQLQEKFSALKQSRDSEEQGLLQQQVQDEKLQVLQEKYSGLEEQSSAMKQKLEGRVAELERRLAEQMGQEDTAGEVKRVMNGVFHSLRGEFDLHETYTGSAVLSIIVNTIKSVTLQLLNVTERPSSQRSEEVVEVSDVKLREKGPPQDVHVNGEEEQRVESEQPSEAVGQREGDPRDVQERARLEAEPETEKPTKVELASDIHTEPEQQSHSTQPRPTSPEPLGENTTEASEPTDINPEENLPSEMGQGCLLEGDVITPEVKKVSATIEGPMGELEITSPKATGPPTQPPPPPSPLHDSPGKVSLTEGVGEENGKETFFQSTAPTKPPPPPPTEEEDDDELSLKGRPPPAPLFGDEEDEDLDWLG, encoded by the exons ATGTTTGCCGCTGATGACGAGGATGGTGATTTTCTGTCGCCTACTGGAGG GGCAAAGCTGGCATCACTTTTTGGACTGGACCAAGCACCTAGTCAGGGGAATGAATCCTTCCAATATACAGCCCCTAAACAGCCTAGGAAGACCTTGAATCCAG GACCTCCTGCCCAGAAACCCACTGGCCCTCCTGGTGCTCCTGCAGTATTATTGGCTACAGCTATCCATGCTTTCAAATA TCTTAATGGACAGTATCAGAAACAAGGAAAGCTTGGAGCTGCAGTCCTGGGTAACCACACAACCAAAGAG TACAAACTCTTGCTGTACGCCAGTCAACAGAAACAAGTGACTGCGGCCACGATTCATGTTGGGTTCGTCTTCACA GTTCAGCCCAGCAACTACTGCACTTTTTATGACGACCAGCGTCAGAACTGGTCCCTGATGTTTGACACAGACAAAGCTGCCGTGGACTTTTGTAAAGAG GTGTGTTTGGCAAAAGTGAACAGCGCCCCCTCCTTAGATATGGTGGTGGTGCAGGACCTGACACTAGGGGAGGGGCAGGGTGTTGAGAATGGAGACTCCCTGGAGGTTGCATACACAGGATGGCTCCTGCAAAACCATGCCATCGGACAG GTGTTTGACTCCAACCTGAACAAAGACAAGCTACTACGACTGAAACTTGGCGCTGGAAAAGTGATGAAG GGCTGGGAGGAGGGCATGCTGGGTATGAGGAAGTCAGGCCGGCGTCTCGTGGTGATACCCCCCAGTCTGGGAGACGGCTCCCAAGGAGTGGCCAACTGCGTCCCAGCAGACTGCACACTTATCTTTGAGGCAGAGCTACGACGG TTGAAGTTGGCAAAGGACAGTGTGTCTGACCGTGCCAGTGCTGGGTCTCGGGACTCTGCTGCCCCCTCACCTGCCCCCAGTATGGAGAACTTGGGCCCGGACCTTCCAGCAGGGCCCGCTCAGCCCCCTTCTACAAGCCCCGGGAGACCAGG GGAACCACTACTTCGGGCAAAGTCGAATTCCATCAGTGAACAGTTGACA AATCCAGATGCCACCAAAGCCAAGCTGATCTCTCGCATGGCCAAGATGGGCCAGCCCATGTTGCCCTTCATGGCAGGGCCCTCCTCTCAGCCAGACTCCAGTGACTCTGAgatggag GACCCCAGTGTGTCCAGACTGAAGGAGCGTCCTGCTGCTCCCTCTCCTGTGCAGATCTCCCCTGCTCCCCAAGCTCCAGTGCAAG TGCTTTCCTACCCTCATGGGGCACCACCCTCTGCCTTGATGCCTGTCGCTATGACAACTGCTGCTCCGCAGCCTGTGATGCCAGGCTCCGCCCATGCCTTTCAG TCCTCTATGGCTCCCTCTCAACTTCAACAAATGGGCCAGATTTACCCCACTCAGACAGTGCCATACATGGGAGGTACTGGAGAGGTCACTTCCTTCCTCATGACTGAAGCTCGGCAGCACAACACTGAGATCCGATTGGCTGTCGGCAAAGTGGCCGATAAAGTGGACCAGTTGGCGTCAAAG GTTGACGACCTTCAGAGGCAAGGAGGCCACTCATTGGCTATGCCCAGTGTTAATATGGAAACATCCATGATTATGCACAACATCCAAAGAATCATTCAG GAAAATGAATCTTTAAAGAAGGATGTCTATGAGAAGAGCTCACGTGTAGAGGAGCAGAACCACAAGATTGGGGAGCTCATCAACCAGAACCAGAG GTACATGGAGCAGAGTAACCTGCTGATGGAGCAGAGGAATGATTCCCTGAAGTCCTCCAGTGAACACAACCAGGTCCGGGTGCTGCAGGCTGAGCAGGATAAG CATGCACGGCCTCAGGACCTGTGCTTGGGCCAG GTGCGTCTGACAGAGGAGCTGGCTACGTGTACAGCGCGGGTGTCCCAGCTGCAGCAGGAGGCCACGTCTCACCAGCAGAGGGCTGCAGAGCTGCAGAGCAAACTGACCTCTGCCCTGCAGGACAGTGACACACACTGCACACGCATCTCCTCCTTAGAGACCCAACTGGAAG AGCTAAAGGAGACGTCAGAGCGAGGCCAGGCCCAGTACCGTACAGAGAAGCAGAAACGCAAAGAGATGGAGCTCAGAGTTaacaacatggaggaggagttgcAGGACCTGAAGATTGACAAAGAAAGTCTGGAACGA ACGCTgtcagacaggaagaggaagtggcAGGCGGAGAGGCAGCGGTGtgatgaggagatggaggagcTGAGGAGGAGCAGCCAGCAGGACATGGACAGTCTAAAGACACAGCTCCGCAAGGCCAGGACCAGCACTGGTCAGGCGGCCTCAGAACAG CTAGCCCAGCTGCAAGCGgagctggaggaggagtggaagggGAAGTGTGAGCGGGCGTTGGCCGCAGCCAAGGAGCAGCAGGGGCGTCAGATGGCTGAACTGGTAGAGCAACGGGACACACTGGAGCAGAGACTGACCCAGCTACAGGAAAAG TTCTCAGCTCTGAAGCAGTCCAGGGACTCAGAGGAGCAGGGCCTGCTACAGCAGCAGGTACAGGACGAGAAGCTGCAGGTCCTACAAGAAAAG TATTCAGGCCTGGAGGAGCAGTCATCAGCTATGAAACAGAAGCTTGAGGGGCGAGTGGCTGAGCTGGAAAGGAGGCTGGCAGAGCAAATGGGCCAAGAGGACACTGCAGGGGAG GTGAAGCGTGTGATGAACGGAGTGTTCCACTCTCTGAGAGGGGAGTTTGACCTACATGAGACCTACACAGGCAGCGCTGTGCTCAGTATAATCGTCAACACCATAAAG AGTGTTACGTTGCAACTGCTCAACGTTACTGAGAGACCTTCGTCCCAACGGAGTGAAGAGGTGGTGGAGGTCAGTGACGTGAAGCTTCGAGAGAAGGGACCACCACAGGATGTCCatgtgaatggagaggaggagcagagggtaGAGTCAGAGCAGCCTAGTGAGGCCGttgggcagagggagggagacccCAGAGATGTGCAGGAGAGGGCTCGTCTGGAGGCAGAACCAGAGACCGAGAAGCCGACTAAGGTGGAGCTAGCGTCAGACATCCACACAGAACCAGAGCAGCAATCACACTCAACCCAGCCACGACCAACATCTCCCGAGCCACTGGGAGAGAACACCACCGAGGCTTCGGAACCCACTGACATAAACCCTGAGGAGAATCTGCCCTCTGAGATGGGACAGGGATGTCTGTTAGAAGGTGATGTAATTACCCCAGAGGTGAAGAAAGTGAGTGCGACTATTGAGGGTCCCATGGGTGAACTGGAAATAACTAGCCCCAAAGCCACAGGTCCTCCAACCCAGCCCCCACCTCCACCAAGCCCTCTGCATGACAGTCCTGGGAAAGTAAG tctgactgagggagtaggagaggaaaATGGAAAGGAGACATTTTTCCAGAGCACAGCCCCAACcaaacccccaccaccaccccccactgaggaggaggatgatgatgagctG
- the fkbp15b gene encoding FK506-binding protein 15 isoform X1, translating to MFAADDEDGDFLSPTGGAKLASLFGLDQAPSQGNESFQYTAPKQPRKTLNPGPPAQKPTGPPGAPAVLLATAIHAFKYLNGQYQKQGKLGAAVLGNHTTKEYKLLLYASQQKQVTAATIHVGFVFTVQPSNYCTFYDDQRQNWSLMFDTDKAAVDFCKEVCLAKVNSAPSLDMVVVQDLTLGEGQGVENGDSLEVAYTGWLLQNHAIGQVFDSNLNKDKLLRLKLGAGKVMKGWEEGMLGMRKSGRRLVVIPPSLGDGSQGVANCVPADCTLIFEAELRRLKLAKDSVSDRASAGSRDSAAPSPAPSMENLGPDLPAGPAQPPSTSPGRPGEPLLRAKSNSISEQLTNPDATKAKLISRMAKMGQPMLPFMAGPSSQPDSSDSEMEDPSVSRLKERPAAPSPVQISPAPQAPVQVLSYPHGAPPSALMPVAMTTAAPQPVMPGSAHAFQPYAYPQSSMAPSQLQQMGQIYPTQTVPYMGGTGEVTSFLMTEARQHNTEIRLAVGKVADKVDQLASKVDDLQRQGGHSLAMPSVNMETSMIMHNIQRIIQENESLKKDVYEKSSRVEEQNHKIGELINQNQRYMEQSNLLMEQRNDSLKSSSEHNQVRVLQAEQDKHARPQDLCLGQVRLTEELATCTARVSQLQQEATSHQQRAAELQSKLTSALQDSDTHCTRISSLETQLEELKETSERGQAQYRTEKQKRKEMELRVNNMEEELQDLKIDKESLERTLSDRKRKWQAERQRCDEEMEELRRSSQQDMDSLKTQLRKARTSTGQAASEQLAQLQAELEEEWKGKCERALAAAKEQQGRQMAELVEQRDTLEQRLTQLQEKFSALKQSRDSEEQGLLQQQVQDEKLQVLQEKYSGLEEQSSAMKQKLEGRVAELERRLAEQMGQEDTAGEVKRVMNGVFHSLRGEFDLHETYTGSAVLSIIVNTIKSVTLQLLNVTERPSSQRSEEVVEVSDVKLREKGPPQDVHVNGEEEQRVESEQPSEAVGQREGDPRDVQERARLEAEPETEKPTKVELASDIHTEPEQQSHSTQPRPTSPEPLGENTTEASEPTDINPEENLPSEMGQGCLLEGDVITPEVKKVSATIEGPMGELEITSPKATGPPTQPPPPPSPLHDSPGKVSLTEGVGEENGKETFFQSTAPTKPPPPPPTEEEDDDELSLKGRPPPAPLFGDEEDEDLDWLG from the exons ATGTTTGCCGCTGATGACGAGGATGGTGATTTTCTGTCGCCTACTGGAGG GGCAAAGCTGGCATCACTTTTTGGACTGGACCAAGCACCTAGTCAGGGGAATGAATCCTTCCAATATACAGCCCCTAAACAGCCTAGGAAGACCTTGAATCCAG GACCTCCTGCCCAGAAACCCACTGGCCCTCCTGGTGCTCCTGCAGTATTATTGGCTACAGCTATCCATGCTTTCAAATA TCTTAATGGACAGTATCAGAAACAAGGAAAGCTTGGAGCTGCAGTCCTGGGTAACCACACAACCAAAGAG TACAAACTCTTGCTGTACGCCAGTCAACAGAAACAAGTGACTGCGGCCACGATTCATGTTGGGTTCGTCTTCACA GTTCAGCCCAGCAACTACTGCACTTTTTATGACGACCAGCGTCAGAACTGGTCCCTGATGTTTGACACAGACAAAGCTGCCGTGGACTTTTGTAAAGAG GTGTGTTTGGCAAAAGTGAACAGCGCCCCCTCCTTAGATATGGTGGTGGTGCAGGACCTGACACTAGGGGAGGGGCAGGGTGTTGAGAATGGAGACTCCCTGGAGGTTGCATACACAGGATGGCTCCTGCAAAACCATGCCATCGGACAG GTGTTTGACTCCAACCTGAACAAAGACAAGCTACTACGACTGAAACTTGGCGCTGGAAAAGTGATGAAG GGCTGGGAGGAGGGCATGCTGGGTATGAGGAAGTCAGGCCGGCGTCTCGTGGTGATACCCCCCAGTCTGGGAGACGGCTCCCAAGGAGTGGCCAACTGCGTCCCAGCAGACTGCACACTTATCTTTGAGGCAGAGCTACGACGG TTGAAGTTGGCAAAGGACAGTGTGTCTGACCGTGCCAGTGCTGGGTCTCGGGACTCTGCTGCCCCCTCACCTGCCCCCAGTATGGAGAACTTGGGCCCGGACCTTCCAGCAGGGCCCGCTCAGCCCCCTTCTACAAGCCCCGGGAGACCAGG GGAACCACTACTTCGGGCAAAGTCGAATTCCATCAGTGAACAGTTGACA AATCCAGATGCCACCAAAGCCAAGCTGATCTCTCGCATGGCCAAGATGGGCCAGCCCATGTTGCCCTTCATGGCAGGGCCCTCCTCTCAGCCAGACTCCAGTGACTCTGAgatggag GACCCCAGTGTGTCCAGACTGAAGGAGCGTCCTGCTGCTCCCTCTCCTGTGCAGATCTCCCCTGCTCCCCAAGCTCCAGTGCAAG TGCTTTCCTACCCTCATGGGGCACCACCCTCTGCCTTGATGCCTGTCGCTATGACAACTGCTGCTCCGCAGCCTGTGATGCCAGGCTCCGCCCATGCCTTTCAG CCTTATGCCTACCCACAGTCCTCTATGGCTCCCTCTCAACTTCAACAAATGGGCCAGATTTACCCCACTCAGACAGTGCCATACATGGGAGGTACTGGAGAGGTCACTTCCTTCCTCATGACTGAAGCTCGGCAGCACAACACTGAGATCCGATTGGCTGTCGGCAAAGTGGCCGATAAAGTGGACCAGTTGGCGTCAAAG GTTGACGACCTTCAGAGGCAAGGAGGCCACTCATTGGCTATGCCCAGTGTTAATATGGAAACATCCATGATTATGCACAACATCCAAAGAATCATTCAG GAAAATGAATCTTTAAAGAAGGATGTCTATGAGAAGAGCTCACGTGTAGAGGAGCAGAACCACAAGATTGGGGAGCTCATCAACCAGAACCAGAG GTACATGGAGCAGAGTAACCTGCTGATGGAGCAGAGGAATGATTCCCTGAAGTCCTCCAGTGAACACAACCAGGTCCGGGTGCTGCAGGCTGAGCAGGATAAG CATGCACGGCCTCAGGACCTGTGCTTGGGCCAG GTGCGTCTGACAGAGGAGCTGGCTACGTGTACAGCGCGGGTGTCCCAGCTGCAGCAGGAGGCCACGTCTCACCAGCAGAGGGCTGCAGAGCTGCAGAGCAAACTGACCTCTGCCCTGCAGGACAGTGACACACACTGCACACGCATCTCCTCCTTAGAGACCCAACTGGAAG AGCTAAAGGAGACGTCAGAGCGAGGCCAGGCCCAGTACCGTACAGAGAAGCAGAAACGCAAAGAGATGGAGCTCAGAGTTaacaacatggaggaggagttgcAGGACCTGAAGATTGACAAAGAAAGTCTGGAACGA ACGCTgtcagacaggaagaggaagtggcAGGCGGAGAGGCAGCGGTGtgatgaggagatggaggagcTGAGGAGGAGCAGCCAGCAGGACATGGACAGTCTAAAGACACAGCTCCGCAAGGCCAGGACCAGCACTGGTCAGGCGGCCTCAGAACAG CTAGCCCAGCTGCAAGCGgagctggaggaggagtggaagggGAAGTGTGAGCGGGCGTTGGCCGCAGCCAAGGAGCAGCAGGGGCGTCAGATGGCTGAACTGGTAGAGCAACGGGACACACTGGAGCAGAGACTGACCCAGCTACAGGAAAAG TTCTCAGCTCTGAAGCAGTCCAGGGACTCAGAGGAGCAGGGCCTGCTACAGCAGCAGGTACAGGACGAGAAGCTGCAGGTCCTACAAGAAAAG TATTCAGGCCTGGAGGAGCAGTCATCAGCTATGAAACAGAAGCTTGAGGGGCGAGTGGCTGAGCTGGAAAGGAGGCTGGCAGAGCAAATGGGCCAAGAGGACACTGCAGGGGAG GTGAAGCGTGTGATGAACGGAGTGTTCCACTCTCTGAGAGGGGAGTTTGACCTACATGAGACCTACACAGGCAGCGCTGTGCTCAGTATAATCGTCAACACCATAAAG AGTGTTACGTTGCAACTGCTCAACGTTACTGAGAGACCTTCGTCCCAACGGAGTGAAGAGGTGGTGGAGGTCAGTGACGTGAAGCTTCGAGAGAAGGGACCACCACAGGATGTCCatgtgaatggagaggaggagcagagggtaGAGTCAGAGCAGCCTAGTGAGGCCGttgggcagagggagggagacccCAGAGATGTGCAGGAGAGGGCTCGTCTGGAGGCAGAACCAGAGACCGAGAAGCCGACTAAGGTGGAGCTAGCGTCAGACATCCACACAGAACCAGAGCAGCAATCACACTCAACCCAGCCACGACCAACATCTCCCGAGCCACTGGGAGAGAACACCACCGAGGCTTCGGAACCCACTGACATAAACCCTGAGGAGAATCTGCCCTCTGAGATGGGACAGGGATGTCTGTTAGAAGGTGATGTAATTACCCCAGAGGTGAAGAAAGTGAGTGCGACTATTGAGGGTCCCATGGGTGAACTGGAAATAACTAGCCCCAAAGCCACAGGTCCTCCAACCCAGCCCCCACCTCCACCAAGCCCTCTGCATGACAGTCCTGGGAAAGTAAG tctgactgagggagtaggagaggaaaATGGAAAGGAGACATTTTTCCAGAGCACAGCCCCAACcaaacccccaccaccaccccccactgaggaggaggatgatgatgagctG